One Schistocerca nitens isolate TAMUIC-IGC-003100 chromosome 1, iqSchNite1.1, whole genome shotgun sequence DNA segment encodes these proteins:
- the LOC126238377 gene encoding glutathione S-transferase-like — translation MAPKCKLTYFALMGLGEPIRFLLSYGKMDFEDIRYEFEQWPPVKTSAPYGTLPLLEIDGKKMHQSTAICRYLGKKLGLEGDNDWESAEIDMAVDTITDFRLKLSDYYREPDEPIKQKKKVTVFNETLPFYLERLNEQVKENGGYLAAGKLTWGDIFFAGLCDYMNCVAQFDIAKDYPSLASLKKKICELPAIKDWISKRPVTNL, via the coding sequence ATGGCACCAAAATGTAAATTAACTTACTTCGCTCTTATGGGGCTTGGTGAACCAATACGTTTTCTTTTGTCCTATGGGAAGATGGACTTTGAGGATATTCGTTATGAATTTGAGCAGTGGCCACCAGTGAAAACATCTGCACCATATGGAACGCTTCCCCTTCTTGAAATTGATGGAAAGAAGATGCATCAATCCACTGCTATATGCCGCTATTTAGGCAAGAAGCTGGGGCTGGAAGGTGATAATGATTGGGAATCTGCTGAGATTGATATGGCTGTTGATACGATAACAGACTTCAGATTGAAGTTAAGTGACTATTACAGGGAACCTGATGAACCTATTAAGCAGAAGAAGAAAGTAACTGTGTTTAATGAAACACTACCCTTCTATCTTGAAAGGCTTAATGAACAGGTGAAGGAAAATGGAGGATATCTTGCAGCAGGCAAGCTGACTTGGGGAGACATTTTCTTTGCTGGACTGTGTGATTACATGAATTGTGTGGCTCAGTTTGATATTGCAAAAGATTATCCAAGTCTAGCATCTCTTAAGAAGAAGATATGTGAACTGCCAGCCATAAAAGATTGGATCAGCAAGAGACCAGTGACAAACCTTTGA